A single genomic interval of Dyella sp. GSA-30 harbors:
- a CDS encoding TetR/AcrR family transcriptional regulator yields the protein MNSQHASIGHASTRERLLQAAEWLFIERGYEAMSLRQITRRADANLAAVNYHFGSKELLVHEMLAKRLDRLNRERLQLLACCEQQDGQPLEAAAVLSVLFVPALRLSRPPAGDPVFMRLLGRVYSDPSRFIRDYLQQHYRPIYERFFEAFSRALPEWPRNELSMRLRFCLQSLSGLLAGENMDELIDALCVGEVIDDATLLARLNALIGPMLTAPLGTPEQVRVVQRVVEQANTAAQAVDAAEQAVAAQLIGGSKRLVPGNEPWSVETQGKSF from the coding sequence GTGAATAGCCAGCACGCCAGCATCGGTCACGCCAGCACGCGCGAGCGCCTGTTGCAGGCTGCGGAATGGCTATTCATCGAGCGCGGCTACGAGGCCATGTCGCTGCGCCAGATCACCCGTCGCGCGGATGCCAACCTTGCCGCGGTCAACTACCACTTCGGCAGCAAGGAGCTGCTTGTGCACGAGATGCTGGCCAAGCGGCTGGACCGTCTCAATCGCGAGCGTCTGCAATTGCTGGCCTGCTGCGAACAGCAGGATGGGCAACCGCTTGAAGCCGCTGCCGTGCTGAGCGTGCTGTTCGTGCCCGCGCTGCGGCTCAGCCGCCCGCCGGCCGGCGATCCGGTATTCATGCGCCTGCTCGGGCGCGTGTACAGCGATCCGTCGCGTTTCATTCGCGACTACCTGCAACAGCATTATCGGCCGATCTACGAGCGTTTCTTCGAAGCGTTCTCGCGCGCGTTGCCGGAGTGGCCGCGCAACGAACTCAGCATGCGTCTGCGGTTTTGCCTGCAAAGCCTGTCCGGGCTGCTGGCTGGCGAAAACATGGATGAATTGATCGACGCGCTATGCGTCGGCGAGGTGATCGACGACGCCACGCTGCTGGCGCGTCTGAATGCGCTTATCGGTCCCATGCTCACCGCGCCGCTTGGCACGCCGGAGCAAGTCCGTGTCGTGCAGCGTGTCGTAGAGCAGGCCAATACGGCGGCGCAAGCCGTCGACGCGGCGGAGCAGGCGGTTGCCGCGCAGTTGATCGGTGGAAGCAAGAGATTGGTTCCCGGTAACGAGCCGTGGAGCGTCGAAACACAGGGGAAGTCGTTTTAG